GATCATGTCACTCACAATGTTTACATGCATGCATTGCATTCATTTAGCAACAATAAACTGGGTATGTAAATAACCTTTATATAAGACAAGTTAAGTAAATCTTTCTTTTTAAAAGACTCCCCTGGTATTTACATAATACAATAAGGAGAATTTTAGTTATGTTTGTTGTACAAATTTATTCTCATATTATTCAAAATCAGCTATTTAAACTACTATTAACCAGAATTAAGAATCAAATATATTTACTTTGCAGCTATGGATCTTACACTGTATGTTTACAGCAGTCACAAATACAAAAGTTTACAAATCTACTAACAATTAGACATACAActgagaaaatatttttataacatATGTTTCAGTACgctaatacaaaaatgtaagagAAAGTCttacattaatatttttctcacAGGTGTTCTGCTATATGAGACTTTGGCATGGGAAGTGAGAATGCCAACAGAAATTCATGGCCTCAAAGGTTCCTGTCTGGTTATACCGTGCTCTTACTCTTACACTTCAAACCCACCTACTAACCCACATAGAGTTGTGTGGTATCAGTGGGTGTCGAAAGGCTTCCCTTTAGTTTATGATCCCTGGTATCCAGACAGTGTCATTGACAAGTTCAGAGGAAAAACTGATTTATATAACCCTACAAACTCAGATCGGGATTGTAGTCTGCTGATCAAAAGCGTGGATCCGTCTCACAatggagaaaaaatatatacatggaTTGACCCAGAAAATATTGGATGGCGCACCTATGAGTTTTATGACGTCACCTCCACGATTATTGTTGACTGTACGTGAGTACTTCACATGTTCTtttaatgtgatatttttggtttgAAAGTGGCATTACAGCTGTATCATCGGTTGCCTAACTGTAACATTTTTTCCCTACTGTAGCAAATCCACAGCAGCCCATCATTAATATTTACGGAGACGCCAAGACCGGTGACAACATTACAGTAGCGTGTTACACCTACCACACCTGTCCATACAGCAAACCAAACATCATTCTGAACGGTATTGAAGGATCTGATGTAATAGATGATGTCCTTATGGAAAATGGTCAATGGAAAACCACTTTGACACGCACCGGTGTTGTGAAGGCTGAACGCTCAAATATTGAGTGTAATGTAACACATCATGGAGGCATAACAGCAAGAGCTACaaaatgtaagtaaaaaaattatatgcattAAAAGGCATACATCTGCCTCTGTTTTatctgtgttattttcaaaaattatATGTTCTGGAACagaaacgtttatttaaaataatggtaaccggttaatgccattattttttcgttctttgacaagatttcggTGCAATACTCGATGAAGTTCATTTTCGGCCGTCGTTGACTCATtagagaaatgagaagcttgccgcCAGCAAGTAGCCAAGCCCAAGTCtgtaatgctcaatcataagagggaaatattgtaggctaccaagtatctcaagatgtttgttttttactaatAAGTGGTGaaacggatcgcagttgatccgggatccgtacagatcacgactcacggttcggctcgcatgcgattcacGGATTAATAGGCAAATTtcaatagggtgaaagttgataatttgcacgtgtttcaaaggcttgcaaatgtgaattttaaacaatttaaccgatAAAAGACGTTAAAGTGAGtaattttctgtacgcacatgcggttgaatgtgtccggttcAGCtttgcccttcaaagatcagaactcttgatgtataaacttgagagagagttgcgctactgtgtctcatactgtagttcattaaaatacatttggcgaatattTACTTTATGTGGagtgactgtttatgctgcatcttcttcccgaagcgccgtttggcattcgtcctccgtctgtATGTGTGCGCGTTTTAAGTGCtctcaacaaatgtaggcatgtcagaattacagttatgccgcttacataatgtagcctttttaatgtttaatgacaAGATAATTGTTAATAACTTaagtttaaaggacaagttcggtattttccacttaaagccctgtttacagattgtttatgatgaaaaagaacggttttgactgaaatttcgacatatacGTCTGCCCCGAGATTTTTTGGGtgttgttgtttcacctcccacctctataatggctgtataggtgcacaggaacaatccttcctaaaatgcattaaactttcatttacaaagacgtgaaactcagcgagtggtcaggggtgttcactgatatgctcacacaaaaattgctgcaaaagatgctttgcaacgggtgttttaccattcgttgtaaacttgtggacctatttttccaaacgcctgacacccgtacattcttcagttgagagcttgaataatagacactccagcccagttggtggcgacaATCCgactttgccaattgcaagaatgcaaacaaagttcccggcgtgGATTAATACCGTatcctcacagcacatctaatacaagtcaatggagttgacaaaaactacgataaaccTGTTGGattgcgtcttttgcagcgatttctGTGCGAGCAAAACAgcgaacacccctgaccactcggtgagtttcacgtctttgtaaatgaaagtttaatgcatttaaggaaggattgttcctgtgcacctataaacccattatagaggtgggaggtgatacaacatacacccaaaaattcgttattaaccggtttgggaacttatttttttgttctagcCGGTTCAGGAACATCagttttagggttgaaccgaaaaccaaaaacgttaaaatactgtttctgttcgaaacgaaccaattgggaaaaaattctggttcaaagccctgccTGGGAGTGGGACACCCAAGTgtacttcaatatttttcatgtaaatgttaatctatcacgacaaactatatattgttggaaggtctaagaatgtagttttttcAAAACCTTTCaccagtaataataatgcagtgactgtAATTTATTGCTGGGAGTATGTTAATACAAAGATTTTAGAGAAACtcttacatttaaaatttttcTCACAGCTGTTCTGCTGTATGAGACGATGGCATGGGAAGTGAGAATGCCAACAGAAATTCGTGGCCTCCAAGGTTCCTGTCTGGTTATACCGTGCTCTTACTCTTACACTTCAAACCCACCAACAAACCCACGTAGAGTTTTGTGGTATCAGTGGGTCTCTCGTGGCTACCCTTTAGTTTATGATCCCTTGAATCCAGACAGTGTCATTAACAAGTTCAGAGGAAAAACTGATATATATAGACCTACAAACTCAGATCAGGATTGTAGTCTGCTGATCAAAAGTGTGGATCTGTCCCACcatggagaaaaaatatatacatggaTTGACCCAGAAAATATTGGAAAGAGCACCTTCAAGTTTTATGATGTCACCTCCACGATTATTGTTGACAGTACGTAAATATTTCACGTGttcttttaatgtaatattttggTTTTAAGTGTCATTACAGCTGTATCATCGGTTACCTAACTGTAATATTTTCCCTACTGAAGTAAATCCACAGCAGCCCATCATTAATATTTCTGGAGGTTTAAAGATCGGTGACAGCATTACAGTAGCGTGTTACACCTTACATACCTGTCCATACAGCAAACCAAACATCATTCTGAAGGGTATTGAAGGACCTGATAAAATAGATGATGTCGATATCAAAAATGGTCAATGGAAAATCACTCTGACACGCACCGGTGTTGTAAAGGCTGAACGCTCAGATATTGAGTGTACTGTAACACATCATGGAGGCATAATAACAAGAGTTGCAAAATCACAAAGTGCAAAAtgtaagttaaaaaaatatatgcattcAAAAGCATACATCTGCTTCTGTTTTATCTGTGTGTTACAGTCAGTTTCACAATGAATTTAAAGACATTGAACATTTAACTATTTGAAAAAATTAATGAAAGTTAAATCAATTCACACGAAGCTTTAAATCATTTTTGATGTTTGTGCCATAATTTTAATTTCAGGCGTCTATTATAATATAACCATTGAGCCTAAACTGGCAGCAGATATCATAGAGGGTGTTGATATGAACTTCACTTGTACCGTCCACCATTCCTGTCAGATGAATCCTCCGATCCTCTCCTGGAACTATGAGAATATGTCGGTCAATTATGATATGAAACAACTTACAGAATTTGAATTGGCCACCTTTTCCACCATAACATTTTTGGGGGAAAAGAAAGATGATGGGAAGAAGTTGATCTGCACTGCAAGTATTTCTGGACAGAATATCACAGCATCTGTCAACTTACATGTACAACGTGAGTGATTTCAAGACATCATACACGATGTGTGCgatttctttgtgttttttcacttatagatttttttctgcaGATTCTTCAAAACCAGTGACTCCAGTCCAGAGTAAATGTATGTGTTTCAAATTTGTCCTGTAGCTCTTTACATGAAACATCATAATGTCTAATAAATAACTTCCTTCTTCCACTTCCTATAGTTGTTTCCCAGAATGAACCTGATGGGATGACCTTTGACTTGAAGACAATTGGGCTTTACAGTCTAGCCTTCTCATTTGCCTTGCTTCTGATTTGCATATTTGCTGCAGTCATCATATACAAGAAGTGTAACAGGTACATGTGTCTTACGTCAGGGTTATACTTAGGAAGTCTGAATaagtatttataataaattgaCATGATGAAATTGAGCGTGTATAGCTTTTCAAAACAACACTGTCAATATTAATTTTAGGTCTTcgggccggttgcaccagccgGACGTAAAAAGTTGTCTGTAAGCCTTATATCAGGCTTAGCTATGTCCGAcattatgaaaatatatttacaccTTTTCCACCATTTGGATCTATGACAAAGTGCAGCTACATGTGTTTTCatcaatcggatcacaagtggacaacgtTAATGTCAGGTGTAAACGGTgcttaaaacatttttgagctcgtccactttcaaccacattcaaccacattcagagatAGTCGAAACCCCTTtagatcggattgcttttgtagtgtaaacgcacatgtggttgaatgtggtcgaacagccacacggacCACCTTCTCTCCGcctatttatctaatctgagctACTGAACCCAATGTTTTACGTCATTTCTGGCGCGAACACAAGCTGAAtggcgctatttttagcctttaattgataaaactaaagcggctgatctccgcaacttcattttgcaagcatgtgaagttacgcgatcctatttcagagaaagctctaacatatacacgtacaaaacactgtgcagcatgtttacttgatacacaagcagtggactccgacataatattagttcacgacgtccatataaactcatcattactcccgctcgcttTTAAATGACAGgcgagagactcgcccaccgtctcgacagaccaccccctcacagtattcaggacagaagcggtcgaaagtggacaaaagagatgtAAATATGTGTAATACATATGTTTATAAATAGATATTGGATGACCTCTTGTATGTCACACAACTTTATCTCTCttctttaaaaatgcaaaaaatgcaaGTAAAAgatatgtaaacatttggtacCTATATATcagttacatttatttatataaatggtTGACCAAAGTTCTTAACAAATATCATTGTTCAACCCAAATTCAGAGATGTCCTGGGCAAAACATGACACAGTCACAGCAATGGTCCACAAAGTTTGTTtggaaaatgttattttataatCTAAGCAAGTGAAAAGTTAtgaataaatatgaataaattgAACATGTAACTGTTATAACAGTCATGTtcctaaaacaaacaaatatactGACTTCtgtctttttttgtcatttgggGCCAGGAGTAATGATATACACCACTTTTTTGTTAGGTCTACACCACTGACCAATATTTAAATTTGATGtaataatatgcactctttaggtacaaatgtaTAATTTTCAAAAGGGTGCTGGCCCAGTGACAGATTTTGTACCATTCAATTCTGTGAATGTAGGTCAGAAGCACATAGACATGAGTGGGAGTGACATCATCCAGCATCTGTGATTGACTTCTCATAGTAATACCTTTAATaccatgttgttgttgttttttt
This sequence is a window from Misgurnus anguillicaudatus chromosome 24, ASM2758022v2, whole genome shotgun sequence. Protein-coding genes within it:
- the LOC129438940 gene encoding sialoadhesin translates to MENGQWKTTLTRTGVVKAERSNIECNVTHHGGITARATKSVLLYETMAWEVRMPTEIRGLQGSCLVIPCSYSYTSNPPTNPRRVLWYQWVSRGYPLVYDPLNPDSVINKFRGKTDIYRPTNSDQDCSLLIKSVDLSHHGEKIYTWIDPENIGKSTFKFYDVTSTIIVDINPQQPIINISGGLKIGDSITVACYTLHTCPYSKPNIILKGIEGPDKIDDVDIKNGQWKITLTRTGVVKAERSDIECTVTHHGGIITRVAKSQSAKCVYYNITIEPKLAADIIEGVDMNFTCTVHHSCQMNPPILSWNYENMSVNYDMKQLTEFELATFSTITFLGEKKDDGKKLICTASISGQNITASVNLHVQHSSKPVTPVQSKFVSQNEPDGMTFDLKTIGLYSLAFSFALLLICIFAAVIIYKKCNRSNDLYASSADETIFKPVYHHQRVSENSALFNLEDLNIYGNVK